One candidate division TA06 bacterium DNA window includes the following coding sequences:
- a CDS encoding energy-coupling factor ABC transporter permease: protein MHIADALLSPAVGGAMWAATAGVAAYSIKKVKEDIDQKKIPLMGVMGAFIFAAQMINFSIPGTGSSGHLGGGLMLAILLGPYAGFLTMASILTIQALFFADGGLLALGSNIFNLGLFTCFLVYPLIYKKIIGKEFSAKRIMIASIVAAVVGLQLGAFGVVLETLFSGKTELPFGTFVLLMQPIHLAIGIVEGLVTAAVISFVWKARPEILEKASLNQPLGNLSLKKVMIGLAAVSVFTGAVLSWFASSHPDGLEWSMFKTSGSEELESTDPTHEKLAAVREKTAFLPDYGFKAAEGEPANEAAKEKWPAINVGTSVSGLVGGSMTLLLAAFMGFLVRALGKPQKRAEQ from the coding sequence ATGCATATAGCAGATGCCCTGCTTTCCCCGGCAGTGGGAGGAGCAATGTGGGCCGCCACCGCAGGTGTGGCCGCTTATTCCATTAAAAAAGTCAAGGAAGACATTGACCAGAAAAAAATTCCCCTGATGGGCGTAATGGGAGCTTTTATCTTTGCCGCCCAAATGATCAACTTCTCCATCCCCGGGACCGGCTCCAGCGGCCATTTGGGCGGAGGACTGATGCTGGCCATTTTGCTGGGACCATACGCCGGGTTTCTGACCATGGCCTCCATTCTCACCATCCAGGCTCTGTTCTTTGCCGACGGCGGCCTGCTGGCCTTGGGGTCAAATATCTTCAACCTCGGTTTATTCACCTGCTTTCTGGTCTACCCGCTGATCTACAAAAAAATAATCGGAAAAGAATTTTCCGCCAAGCGGATTATGATAGCATCAATAGTTGCGGCGGTGGTGGGGCTTCAATTGGGAGCCTTTGGGGTGGTGCTGGAGACCCTGTTCTCCGGCAAGACCGAATTGCCCTTCGGAACCTTCGTGCTTTTGATGCAGCCCATCCACCTGGCCATCGGGATCGTGGAGGGCTTAGTGACAGCGGCCGTGATATCGTTCGTCTGGAAAGCCAGGCCGGAGATACTGGAAAAGGCGTCTCTGAACCAGCCCCTGGGCAATCTATCACTCAAAAAGGTGATGATAGGGCTGGCCGCGGTGTCGGTGTTTACCGGGGCGGTGCTTTCCTGGTTTGCTTCGTCCCACCCCGACGGGCTGGAATGGTCCATGTTCAAGACCTCGGGCAGTGAAGAATTGGAGTCCACCGATCCCACTCATGAAAAACTGGCCGCGGTGCGGGAGAAGACAGCGTTCTTGCCGGATTACGGGTTCAAGGCGGCAGAGGGCGAGCCGGCTAACGAGGCTGCTAAAGAAAAATGGCCGGCGATAAACGTCGGAACCAGCGTCTCCGGCCTGGTGGGCGGCTCGATGACCCTGTTGCTGGCGGCTTTCATGGGCTTCTTGGTCAGAGCGCTCGGGAAACCTCAAAAAAGGGCGGAACAGTAA
- the cbiQ gene encoding cobalt ECF transporter T component CbiQ: MSNIVNAIYNIRQFDELAHRDSFIHQLHPLAKLLATLVYTVLLVSYDKYATIALLPFVFFPVFVAAAAKIPAGPLLKRLLYIEPMIVGIGLLNPLFDHGTTTVLGYAVSSGWLIFISIVLKGSLAVASALLLIATTGMNGIALSLRKMKVPKIFVLQLMLTYRYISVLSEEAARTMQAYALRAFNPKGLKREVWGPLLGQILLRTIDRAQRVYDAMCLRGFTGEYNTGKASRPGLGDLLYVMSWGTFFVASRAVNLPLWLGNLLTGAAK, translated from the coding sequence ATGTCCAACATTGTAAACGCCATATACAACATCAGACAGTTCGATGAACTGGCCCATCGGGATTCGTTCATCCATCAGCTGCATCCTTTGGCGAAGCTGCTGGCCACTTTGGTCTACACGGTACTGCTGGTCTCCTACGACAAGTATGCCACAATTGCCCTGCTGCCATTTGTATTTTTCCCGGTATTCGTTGCTGCGGCAGCGAAAATTCCGGCCGGCCCTTTGTTAAAACGTCTTTTGTACATCGAACCGATGATAGTGGGCATAGGCCTTTTGAATCCGTTGTTTGATCACGGTACAACAACCGTTCTGGGATATGCCGTATCTTCCGGCTGGCTGATATTCATTTCCATCGTCTTAAAAGGCAGCCTGGCGGTGGCCTCGGCCCTGCTGCTGATAGCCACCACCGGGATGAACGGGATAGCACTTTCTCTGAGGAAAATGAAGGTTCCTAAAATATTCGTACTACAGTTGATGCTGACCTACCGGTATATTTCAGTACTATCGGAGGAGGCCGCCCGGACCATGCAGGCCTATGCCCTCCGGGCCTTCAACCCCAAGGGCCTCAAGCGGGAGGTATGGGGCCCCTTGCTAGGGCAGATCCTGCTGAGGACTATTGACAGGGCACAGCGAGTCTATGATGCCATGTGTCTGCGGGGATTCACTGGCGAGTACAACACCGGGAAAGCGTCCCGGCCGGGACTTGGCGACCTTTTGTATGTCATGAGCTGGGGAACATTTTTTGTCGCATCGAGGGCGGTAAACCTTCCCTTATGGCTGGGCAATCTGCTGACAGGAGCCGC
- a CDS encoding cupin domain-containing protein: protein MEQKTFSIPLDSQEQYKRLLGGPPQNHCLHSGLVILAPGASVGKHNTGDYEELVIVLEGRGEMLGAEGSIPIHREQAVYCPPHTEHDVQNTGDVPLKYIYIVTKTK from the coding sequence ATGGAACAGAAAACCTTTTCCATTCCGCTCGACAGCCAAGAGCAGTATAAAAGGCTTTTAGGCGGACCTCCCCAGAACCATTGCCTACATTCCGGTTTGGTAATTCTGGCTCCCGGGGCTTCGGTGGGAAAGCACAACACCGGGGATTATGAAGAACTGGTCATAGTATTGGAGGGTCGGGGAGAAATGCTGGGGGCGGAAGGTAGCATCCCGATCCATCGGGAGCAGGCGGTCTACTGCCCGCCGCACACGGAACACGACGTGCAAAACACGGGCGATGTTCCGCTGAAATACATCTACATCGTAACCAAAACCAAATAA
- a CDS encoding zinc ABC transporter substrate-binding protein: MRTWILSLLSAGLFLTGCAKKEEAARLTVVTSFYPMYLMTANIVKDVPGVKLVNMAPPFSGCLHDYQMTPQDMKTLSQADVLVINGAGMESFLDDAIRQNPKLTMIDASQGIDLIVYQGTPNPHIFASVSGAMSQVRNIATGLGNVDPEHTGYYRNNAGSYLARLDSLRNRMHLALKGVKNRNIITFHEAFPYFAREFGLNIVAVIEREPGSEPSAGELAQTIEIVRNNKVKALFAEPQYPAKSAQMIAKETRAKVYILDPVVTGPMDDQDYYITAMERNLTALQEALR; encoded by the coding sequence ATGAGAACCTGGATTCTGTCATTATTATCAGCGGGGCTTTTTCTGACCGGTTGCGCAAAGAAGGAAGAGGCGGCCCGGCTGACCGTAGTCACTTCGTTCTATCCCATGTATTTGATGACAGCCAATATCGTCAAGGATGTTCCGGGGGTAAAGCTGGTTAACATGGCTCCGCCATTCTCCGGCTGTCTGCACGACTACCAGATGACCCCCCAGGATATGAAAACCCTGAGCCAGGCTGATGTCTTGGTGATCAACGGCGCCGGGATGGAATCATTCCTGGACGATGCGATAAGGCAGAACCCGAAACTGACGATGATAGACGCCAGCCAGGGCATTGATCTGATCGTGTACCAGGGGACGCCCAACCCCCATATATTCGCCAGCGTTTCAGGGGCCATGTCCCAGGTACGCAACATCGCCACCGGGTTGGGAAACGTCGACCCGGAGCATACCGGCTATTACCGCAACAATGCCGGCAGCTACCTTGCCCGGCTGGATTCGCTGAGGAACAGGATGCACCTGGCCCTTAAGGGAGTAAAGAATAGAAACATCATCACTTTTCACGAAGCCTTTCCCTACTTCGCCAGGGAGTTCGGTTTGAACATCGTGGCGGTCATTGAACGGGAGCCGGGATCCGAACCCAGCGCCGGAGAACTGGCCCAGACCATCGAGATCGTGAGAAACAACAAGGTCAAAGCGCTTTTTGCCGAGCCCCAGTATCCGGCCAAGTCCGCCCAGATGATAGCCAAAGAGACCAGGGCCAAGGTCTACATCTTGGATCCAGTGGTCACCGGCCCCATGGACGATCAGGACTATTACATCACGGCCATGGAGAGGAACCTGACGGCGCTTCAGGAGGCTCTCCGTTGA